Proteins from a genomic interval of Zonotrichia albicollis isolate bZonAlb1 chromosome 18, bZonAlb1.hap1, whole genome shotgun sequence:
- the VPS33A gene encoding vacuolar protein sorting-associated protein 33A produces MAAHLSSGRVNLTALREAGRRELREFLDKCAGSKAIVWDEYLTGPFGLIAQYSLLKEHEVEKMFTLKPGRLPPADVKNIIFFVRPKLELMDIITDNVLREDRGRSPQRDFHILFVPRRSLLCEQWLKEQGVLGSFIHREQYSLDLIPFDGDLLSMESESAFKECYLESDQTSLYHAAKGLMTLQALYGTIPQIFGKGDCARHVANMMIRMKREFPGSQNSIFPVFDTLLLLDRNVDLLTPLATQLTYEGLIDEIYGIQNTYVKLPPEKFAPKKQGEGGKDLPTEPKKLQLNSAEELYAEIRDKNFNAVGSVLSKKAKIISAAFEERHHAKTVGEIKQFVSQLPHMQAARSSLANHTSIAELIKDITTSEDFFDNLTVEQEFMSGIDTDKVNNYIEDCIAQKHPLIKILRLVCLQSVCNSGLKQKVLDHYKREILQTYGYEHILTLNNLEKAGLLKPQTSGRNNYPTIRKTLRLWMDDVNEQNPNDISYVYSGYAPLSVRLAQLLARPGWRSIEEVLKMLPGPHFEERQQLPTGLQKKRQHGENRVTLVFFLGGVTYAEIAALRFLSQMEDGGTEYIIATTKLISGTTWIKSLMEKLEPAPF; encoded by the exons ATGGCGGCGCACCTGAGCTCGGGCCGGGTGAACCTGACGGCGCTGCGCGAGGCGGGGCGGCGCGAGCTGCGCGAGTTCCTGGACAAGTGCGCGGGCTCCAAG GCCATCGTGTGGGACGAGTACCTGACCGGCCCCTTCGGGCTCATCGCGCAGTACTCGCTGCTCAAG GAGCATGAGGTGGAGAAGATGTTCACGCTCAAGCCGGGCCGGCTGCCCCCGGCCGACGTCAAGAACATCATCTTCTTCGTCAGGCCCAAGCTGGAGCTGATGGACATCATCACGGACAACGTGCTCAG ggaagACAGAGGCCGCTCTCCGCAGAGGGATTTCCACATCCTGTTCGTGCCGCGCCGCAGCCTCCTGTGCGAGCAGTGGCTGAAGGAGCAGGGCGTGCTGGGCTCCTTCATCCACCGCGAGCAGTACAGCCTGGACCTGATCCCCTTCGACGGGGACCTGCTCTCCATGGAGTCCGAGAGCGCCTTCAAG GAATGTTACCTGGAGAGTGACCAGACCAGTCTGTACCATGCAGCAAAGGGGCTGATGACCCTGCAGGCTCTCTACGGAACCATCCCGCAGATTTTTGGGAAGGGCGACTGTGCTCGG CACGTGGCCAACATGATGATCAGGATGAAGCGGGAGTTCCCTGGGAGCCAGAATTCCATATTTCCAGTCTTTGacaccctcctgctgctggaccGCAACGTGGACCTGCTGACGCCGCTGGCCACGCAGCTGACGTACGAGGGGCTGATCGATGAGATCTACGGCATCCAGAACA CTTATGTGAAACTCCCTCCTGAGAAGTTTGCCCCAAAGAAGCAGGGTGAGGGTGGCAAGGATCTCCCCACAGAACCCAAGAAGCTCCAGCTGAACTCTGCAGAAGAGCTTTATGCTGAAATCCGAGACAAGAACTTCAACGCTGTGGGGTCAGTGCTGAGCAAGAAAGCCAAGATCATCTCAGCAGCCTTTGAG GAAAGGCACCATGCCAAGACTGTTGGAGAGATTAAGCAGTTTGTGTCCCAGCTGCCCCACATGCAGGCGGCGAGGAGCTCGCTGGCCAACCACACCTCCATCGCAGAGCTCATCAAAGACATCACCA CATCTGAAGATTTCTTTGATAACTTAACAGTGGAGCAAGAGTTCATGTCTGGAATAGATACAGACAAG GTTAACAATTATATTGAAGACTGCATAGCTCAGAAACATCCATTAATCAAGATCTTGAGGCTCGTTTGCTTGCAATCCGTGTGCAATAGTGGGCTGAAGCAGAAGGTTCTGGACCATTACAAAAGAGAGATTCTCCAG ACTTATGGCTATGAACATATATTGACCTTAAACAACCTGGAGAAGGCTGGACTCCTGAAACCCCAGACAAGTGGCAGGAATAACTACCCAACAATCAGGAAAACGCTGCGCCTGTGGATGGATGATGTTAATGAGCAG AACCCCAATGACATCTCGTACGTGTACAGCGGCTACGCCCCGCTGAGCGTgcgcctggcgcagctgctggCGCGGCCGGGCTGGCGCAGCATCGAGGAGGTGCTGAAGATGCTGCCCGGGCCCCACTTCgaggagaggcagcagctccccactGGCCTGCAGAAAAAGC GTCAGCACGGTGAGAACAGAGTGACCCTGGTGTTCTTCCTGGGCGGGGTCACGTACGCAGAGATCGCCGCGCTGAGGTTCCTGTCGCAGATGGAGGATGGGGGCACTGAGTACATCATTGCCACTACAAAACTCATCAGTGGCACTACCTGGATCAAATCCTTGATGGAGAAACTGGAGCCTGCCCCTTTCTAG